Proteins from one bacterium genomic window:
- the rplF gene encoding 50S ribosomal protein L6: protein MSRVGRLPIPIPGGVDVAVQDRTVRVKGPKGSLERTVHPDITVAVADGRITVSRPTDGRFHRALHGLTRALVANMVRGVTQGYAVQLEIQGVGYRAQKQGQKLAIQLGFSHPVEIDPPSGITLEAPQPNRIIVSGIDKELVGQIAAGIRSLREPDPYKGKGVRYLGEHVRRKAGKAGKAAAGAGGAKA, encoded by the coding sequence ATGTCACGCGTAGGCAGATTGCCGATTCCGATTCCGGGCGGCGTGGACGTGGCGGTCCAGGACCGCACCGTGCGCGTCAAGGGCCCCAAGGGGTCGCTCGAGCGGACGGTTCATCCCGACATCACGGTGGCGGTCGCGGACGGCCGGATCACGGTCTCCCGGCCGACGGACGGACGTTTCCACCGGGCGCTCCACGGTCTGACGCGCGCGCTCGTCGCCAACATGGTCCGGGGCGTCACGCAGGGCTACGCGGTGCAGCTGGAGATTCAGGGCGTCGGCTACCGCGCGCAGAAGCAGGGCCAGAAGCTCGCGATCCAGCTCGGCTTCTCGCACCCGGTGGAGATCGACCCGCCGTCCGGTATCACCCTGGAGGCGCCGCAGCCGAACCGGATCATCGTGTCCGGCATCGACAAGGAGCTGGTCGGCCAAATCGCGGCCGGGATCCGCTCGCTGCGCGAGCCCGACCCGTATAAGGGCAAGGGCGTCCGCTACCTCGGCGAGCACGTCCGGCGCAAGGCCGGGAAGGCCGGCAAGGCCGCGGCCGGGGCCGGCGGGGCCAAGGCGTAA